The Methanomethylovorans hollandica DSM 15978 genome includes a region encoding these proteins:
- a CDS encoding Rpp14/Pop5 family protein, whose product MKTLPSSLRQRKRYLAIEIITELEVSREELLREIFSAMGSLYGDIGSSECAMRLLDFGNRKGILRCSHMMEERSRAALATITTIGGQRAIVHVLGISGTVKGATQKYISVQQYQNPNILIYK is encoded by the coding sequence TTGAAAACGCTTCCTTCCAGCTTAAGACAAAGGAAACGTTATCTTGCAATAGAGATAATTACTGAACTCGAAGTATCCAGAGAAGAACTTTTACGTGAAATTTTCTCTGCCATGGGCTCATTGTATGGTGATATAGGTTCCAGTGAATGCGCAATGAGATTGCTGGATTTTGGGAACCGGAAAGGGATACTGCGCTGTTCCCACATGATGGAAGAAAGATCTCGTGCAGCACTTGCAACAATAACCACCATTGGTGGACAGCGCGCAATAGTGCATGTACTTGGCATATCGGGAACTGTGAAGGGTGCAACACAAAAGTATATAAGTGTGCAGCAATATCAGAACCCGAACATATTAATATATAAGTAA